One genomic segment of Hordeum vulgare subsp. vulgare chromosome 2H, MorexV3_pseudomolecules_assembly, whole genome shotgun sequence includes these proteins:
- the LOC123426680 gene encoding HVA22-like protein i isoform X2: MPALECFKAIEQRTGRTDQLRFWCQYWIILVILVIFDEIAGALISRIPMYYEVKLAFLVYLWYPQTRGSDIVYENFVRPLVMQYEPNIEERLRYLRANAGDLIVFYLKNFTDRGYELFLRVLDFAQLQASTGSRTRRFFSFRGDRTERPSFVDDDYVHGSDRRSAARQRRPRGGDY; encoded by the exons ATGCCGGCGTTGGAGTGCTTCAAGGCGATCGAGCAGCGGACCGGCCGGACCGATCAGCTCCGGTTTTGGTGCCAGTATTG GATCATCCTGGTCATCCTGGTCATATTCGATGAAATCGCAGGCGCCCTAATATCGAG GATTCCGATGTACTACGAAGTCAAGCTCGCCTTCCTCGTCTACCTCTGGTACCCCCAGACGAGG GGTTCTGACATCGTGTACGAGAACTTCGTGCGGCCGCTGGTGATGCAGTACGAGCCCAACATCGAGGAGAGGCTGCGGTACCTGCGGGCCAACGCCGGCGACCTCATCGTCTTCTACCTCAAGAACTTCACCGACAGGGGATACGAGCTCTTCCTCCGGGTCCTTGACTTCGCTCAGTTGCAGGCGTCCACTGGCTCAAGGACAAGG AGGTTCTTCTCGTTCCGAGGGGACCGGACGGAGAGACCGAGCTTCGTCGACGACGACTACGTCCACGGCAGCGACCGGAGGAGCGCGGCCAGGCAGCGGCGACCCCGCGGTGGTGATTACTAG
- the LOC123426680 gene encoding putative HVA22-like protein g isoform X1, whose protein sequence is MSVELLTKFLTVLFGYAMPALECFKAIEQRTGRTDQLRFWCQYWIILVILVIFDEIAGALISRIPMYYEVKLAFLVYLWYPQTRGSDIVYENFVRPLVMQYEPNIEERLRYLRANAGDLIVFYLKNFTDRGYELFLRVLDFAQLQASTGSRTRRFFSFRGDRTERPSFVDDDYVHGSDRRSAARQRRPRGGDY, encoded by the exons ATGTCCGTCGAGCTGCTGACGAAATTCCTCAC GGTTCTGTTCGGGTATGCTATGCCGGCGTTGGAGTGCTTCAAGGCGATCGAGCAGCGGACCGGCCGGACCGATCAGCTCCGGTTTTGGTGCCAGTATTG GATCATCCTGGTCATCCTGGTCATATTCGATGAAATCGCAGGCGCCCTAATATCGAG GATTCCGATGTACTACGAAGTCAAGCTCGCCTTCCTCGTCTACCTCTGGTACCCCCAGACGAGG GGTTCTGACATCGTGTACGAGAACTTCGTGCGGCCGCTGGTGATGCAGTACGAGCCCAACATCGAGGAGAGGCTGCGGTACCTGCGGGCCAACGCCGGCGACCTCATCGTCTTCTACCTCAAGAACTTCACCGACAGGGGATACGAGCTCTTCCTCCGGGTCCTTGACTTCGCTCAGTTGCAGGCGTCCACTGGCTCAAGGACAAGG AGGTTCTTCTCGTTCCGAGGGGACCGGACGGAGAGACCGAGCTTCGTCGACGACGACTACGTCCACGGCAGCGACCGGAGGAGCGCGGCCAGGCAGCGGCGACCCCGCGGTGGTGATTACTAG